TCGTCCAGTTGACGGGGACCGGCTAATGGGTGACCCCATTTATTGCCACAGCTGACGATCCACTTCCCGGAGTGCTTGGAAAAACACATGAGGTTATCTGGCTGACGCGGAATTTTGAACACCCTCAGCACGGGTTTTTCAGAGAAAGTAGTGTCAAATAAGAACCAATCAAATTATATGCTTCGACGTTAAGATTTACGTCTTTTTCGATCTCTTTATACCCATCTCCGAATGAGCTCAAGAAAATATTCTGAATGGCCTTTTTTATCTCTTCGCTCAACTTTCCATACGGATCGGATACTTTTTTCTGAGACAATGTATCTAATAGTGCCACGCCTTCAGAAAATTTTTCAATACTATCACTATCTACACATACTAAATCATAATCAAACTGGAATATCTTACTCGACTCTTCTTGGGTGTCGGAAACCATCGCCGGGTAGCGCTCTGATATGGTTTCACCATTTTTGTTTGTTTTTTTATCGGTCTGTTTATAAGGCTGAGTCCATAGAACAGCAATAAGCACAATTGATCCGAATAGCGAAAAGAAAACACCGGGGCCGATATCGCTAAGTTCGAGAGAGGTTTCCTGTTGTGCAATCTTTAGTTGACCTTGCCTTTCGGTGACAATGGTAAAAAGCCTATATCCAAAAAAAATGGATAATCCGGAGATGGCAACAATCATCATTCGAATTAAATTATACGCTTCTATTTCCATTATTTTCTCACTAAATAGGATCTCTGTGTTGCCCAACGCCGTTCCTTTGCTGCGCTTTGTTGGCACTAAAATGGCACATCACTTGGGAAGTCTTGCGTAAATTCTGGCGCTTTTGGTAGGAGAATATTCTCATTATGCAGCAGCGCATCGATTCCCATTTCAGTAATTGAATAAGCAAAAAAATCATAGCCATCCTGGTGATCGGTTTCTATGGTCTTATTTAAGTAACCCATTCTTTCAAGTTTTATTAGGGATATTTGCAAGGTTGCTTCACTTGATCCGCGAAAGCTATATGCAATTCTATGAAACGGAAGACCCAGGGGGTCCGCAGTATGGCTTTGTAGGCAAGCTGCGAGAAATTTATAGTCTTGCTCTTTAAGCTCGTAGTTAGATGGGTTGGCGATAATTTTTTTTGATTCCGAGAGGTTTTCATGATCTATTAGACCCAACCGTTCAACCTCCGCTTTTATTAATGAACAAGCACGATTAGTTGCTGATACCAAATCCCCGTCTGAACGATTGGCATCGTAATCAGCAGGAGTTACCCCTAGTAAATCAGTTGGAAGATGCATTTCTATATCGCGAGGCTTCAATATGAATGAGCGAGACTTTCCAATTGCTCCAACAAATAAACCCATTTCAAAAATCACGTTATCTCTTACAACATGTTCACTTCTACTTCTTATCGTGGCTATATCGTCTGGCGCGAAAATGAAGAGTGAAAAATCTACAAACGATGACTTCTCTACAAGATCATCAATAGCTGATGATGAAAGCTTGAATGTACCATTTTTCCATAGCGTGACTTCAAATTCGTGATCCAAATTTACATTGACAGCCTCAGCAATCGATAAGCTCTCAACAGATGAAGCTATAAATAATCTTGGCTTTCTCAAATCATTATCTCCATACTCGATTGAGTGCTAATGTTGCCAGCGTAGGCCGTTCTGCGGAGGCGTGCAGCGCCGGAGCGTGCTGCCTGGTCTAGCTATGGCTGCCGCCGCTCTGGATTCACTACTGGCACTTTGCCCGTAGCGCAGCGAAGGACCACCGCCTATTTAGGAAGCGGAAGAATACCGAGATTCCCGCACCGCTGAATTTTCTTACTGCTTACCCTCAATACTGGTTTGAACTTGCCGTCGCGATCCCCCAGAACGAAGCTGCTTAACTAAAACCTTGTGCTATGCCATCAAAATGGAGCTTAAAAAAGCACGTAAACCCTTCCAGGCACTAACTTTCTGATTTTTGCCAAGCCACCATAAAAGTTATATCGCGGTCTTCACGACCGACATCCCTCCTTGAGCCATATTCAAGGCGAAATAAAGCCTCAGAATGTCCCCAATCGCCCATACGGTCAAGCGCACAGCTAATTTGGTTCGTTGGTGCTATTTGCCAAAGACTGTCGCTACGACCACTATCCCATATCCCAATAGTGCCGTTCGCTCGGTATTGCCGCTAATCCGAGCGCGCCAGATTTGCCCGCAAAGCCCCACCCAGACAAGAAAAATACTCCGCAAACGCTGCATTAATCCGCTGTCGGTGTTCTCCATTCGGGTAGAGCCCCATCCGTGCCTCGTCGGTGGCCTTGGTGCCGGCGACGAGGAAGTTGTTGCTGATGCTGGCATCCTGCACAAATGCCTCGAAGGCGCGGGCGCTGAGTTCGGCAGGGTCGCTGTAGTAGAGGCAGCCGTTGGCTTTGTCGGCGGTGCTGGAGATGCGGAACAGTTCGCTGGGGTTTTCGCCGCTCTCGTCGAGCATGATCGCGCGGAAGCAGGCGAACAGGCGGTCGTTGAGGGGGTGGGGCACCGGGGGGGCGTCGCGCAGCCAGGCTTCGGAGGCGTAGATGCCACCGGACACATCGCTGAATGCCTTGTCGGCCAGGTAGTGATCCAGCGCGTGGAACCATTCGTGGGCGATGGAGCCGGGGCCGGCGTTTTTGGCCAGGGAGAAGGTGCGGCTGGCGGGCTCGTAATGGGCCATGATGCCCGGGCGCCCGCCGGTGCCGTACTGGAACGACAGGGTTTCGCGCAGGGAGATCAGGATCTCCGGGCCCCGCAGAATCGCCATCAGGTCGGCCAGCGCATCGTAAAACAGGCCGGCGGCGCGGTCGCGCTCCTGTTGGGTCACCCAGCGGCCGATGGGGATGGACTTGAACCCGAAGGCTCTGCGTACGTCGACAAAGCTGATTGGCTGCTGATCCCGGTGCACCGGGCCGCGGCGATAAAACTGTCGTGAAGCGGCCATCCTATTGTTCGTCCCCCTGTTGTTGCCCTTGTTCTTGCTTCTGTTCTCGCGCTTGTCCTTTCCCGGACAGCCAGAAGTGTTCCAGTTGTGCCGACAGCGCCGCGCCGCTGCTGCAGGTCTGAATCTGCCAGTGCTGCGGATACAGGTTGCGGTAAAAGGGATCGGCGAAGCGGCCGTCGGCCAGGATCACTACGCCGCGATCGGTCTCGGTGCGGATCACGCGCCCGGCGGTCTGCAGTACCCGGGTCAGGCCCGGGTAGCGGTAGGCGATATCGAAGCCGTTGCCGGCTTGTCCGTTGTCCGCGTCGGCGGCGTGGCGCAGCAGTTCCTGCTCCTCGTTTACCTGCGGCAGGCCCACCCCCACGACGATGGTACCGATCAAGCGCTCGCCCACATAGTCCACACCCTCGCCGAACACGCCGCCCATAATCGCAAAGCCCAGGCTCCGGCTACCGGTGCTGAAGCGCTCGAGAAACGCGGCCCGTTCGCGCTCGTCGGAGCCGGGCGTCTGCTGCACCAGATCCAGCTGCGGAAAGCGCTCGGCAAAGCGCTCCGCCACCTGCTGCAGGAAGCGGTACGCGGGGAAGAACACCAGATAGTTGCCCGGGCGGCTGTGATAGACCCGCGCAATCAGGTCCACCAGTGCGTCGGTGGCCTGTTGCCGCGCGCGGTAGCGGGTGTCGATTGCCGGGCACAGGAAAACGCCCAGCTGCTCGGGGTCGAACGGCGAGGGCAGCTGCAGGTAGGGCGCCTGTGACGGCAGCCCCAGCTGCTGGTAGATATAGGCGGCCGGGCGCAGCGTGGCGGAAAACAGCAGCGTGGCGTGGAACTGCTGGTAACTCTGCTGCAGATAGTCGGCGGCATTCAGGCACAGTAGTTTGAGCTGCTGCTCGCGCCAGCCCTTGCTGCCGATTTGTTCGCGGGTCAGGCAGCGGTGCGCATTGCCGCGCAGCTCGTCGATACACAGGTAGCGGTAGACGGTTTTCAGCCAGTCGTCGATGGCCTCCGGCGGCGCATTGGATTGCTCCCACAGCTGGCTCACTTCCATCGCCACCTTGTGCGCGGCGCGGGTGACGGCCAGCGGCTGGCCTTCCGCCTCGGCCAGCGGCGTTACCCAGGTGGCGGTTTCGCCCGCGGCCGGCGCGTCTTGCCGGCGCTGCTCCACCCACTGATCCAGCGCCCGCACCAGCGCCTGGATACGCCGGCGCAAGGTGGGGTGGGTTCCCTTGCAGGCGGCCGCGGCGCGGCGGCTGTCGTTGCGTTGCAGTACCGCGCTGTACATATCCCGCGCGCGGTCGTTGAGATTGTGCGCCTCGTCCACCAGCAGTGCGCGCCGCCGGCTCTGGTCCTGCAGCGTCTGCATGCGCACCAGCGGATCAAACACATAATTGAAATCGCACACCACCAGGTCCACCCACGGCAGCATCTGCAGCGACAGCTCGAACGGGCACAGCTGCCAGCGGTCCGCTACGCGGTCGATCGTATCCTGAGTCAGCAGCGGTTCGCCCAGCAGCTGTTGCCGCGCCTCGGGCAGCCGGTCGAAGAAACCGCGCGTGCGCGGGCAGATGCCGTCTTCGTCGCGGCTGCACAGGCCCAGACTGCAGGCGCAGGTTTTGTCGCGCGCGCGGATTTCCAGCAGCGACAGTGTCAGCCCCGCATTGTGCAGACGCGCGGCAGTTTCGCGCACGACGCTGCGGCCGGAATTCTTTGCGGTCAGGTAGACCAGCTGCTCAATGTCCTCTTCGCCCAGCGCCTTGATCGCCGGGAACAGGGTGCTGACGGTCTTGCCGATGCCGGTGGGGGCTTCGGCGACCAGTGCGCCGCCGTCGCGCAGGCAGCGGTAGGCGGCGACCGCCAGCGGGCGCTGGCCGGGGCGGTAGTCGGCAAACGGAAAGGCGAGGGCGCGCGCAGAGGCGTGCACCCGATCGCGGTGCTGCTGCCAGCGCCGATGCCACTGCACATAATCCGCGAGCGCAGTGCGGGCAAAGTCCTGCAGTTCCGCCCAGCGGTACTCGCGCAGTTCCGGATAGGTTTTTTTCTCTTTCAGGTTGTGCCACAGCATCTGCAGCGCCAGGCGTTCGTCAGCGTCGCTCTGTTGCTGCAGGCCCTGTTGCAGGCCCTGTTGCAGGCCATAGCAGAAACCGTAAATTTTCAGCTGCGCCCAGTGCAGTGCGCGCACCGGTTCCGGCAACTTGTCCGGCGGGCAGTAGGTGGTCTTGATCTCGTCCAGTTGCGCCGGGCGGTGCAGGTCGACGCTGGGGTGCAGAATATCCACGCGGCCACTGAGGATCACTTCCTGTCCGTCGCAATCGCAGGCTACCTGCAGCCGGTATTCGGCCTCGCTGCCGGGCGGCAGTTTTTTCTGCAGTTTCTGGTGCGCGCGGATACCTTCCTGCGCGGTAGGGCCGGCAACGCGCTCGCCGATCAGATCGCCGCTGCGGCAGGCGAAGGCCACCAGTTCGCCGACCGACAGCTGCAGCGGCGCGCTCCCTTCGTCGCCTGTCGCGGCGGTGGCGGGTTCGTGGACGGTGTCAGCTGTCACGGCTGCTGCCACTCCACGTGCAGCACGCGGTGTGGAATCTGGTGGCGGGCAAAGTAGGCCAGCCAGCGCTGCTGGTTCTGCTGCAGGCGGTCGCCGGGGCCCTTGATCTCCACCAGTTCATAGCCGCCCTCGGCCGGAAACAGGATCAGGTCCGGCAGCCCGCTGCGGTGCTCGGTGATATCGCCGAGCAGGCGGCGGAACAGCGCCTGCCAGTGTTCGATGGGGATACGCTGCAACGCCAGTTGCAGCAGCTCGACCGGCAGCGCCTCCCAGGCCACCAGCGGATTGGCGATACCGAATTTGTCGTCGTAGTGCTGCCACACGCGCTGCGCCAGCTGCGCGCTATCCAGTTCCGCCAGGCGCTGTTCGAAGGCGGCGCGGCGCTGCGGGTAAAAATCGGCGCTGCGGAAATCGCTGGGGGCGATCTGGAACGGATTGAAGAAGGCGCCGGGCACCGGGGCGAACAGGATGTCCCAGATATAGAGCCCGAGCACACCGTTGATCAGCGTGTTTTCCACATAAAAACACTGTGCGGTGCTCGCCTCCGTTTGCAGGTGGGCGGCGGCGAGCAATTCCACCCGTTCCGCCAGCTGCGGCAGCACGGCGGTTTCGGTGGGCGGCCGGTAGCGCGCCGGCGCCGGCCAGGTATGTGCGTGTACGGTGCGCTTGGCGCTGCGGTGGCCGAAGCTCTCGGCAAACAGCTGTTCGGCCTCGCACAGCGGCGCGGCGAGGATTTCCCGGCACAGCTCCAGGCCGCGGTCGACATCGCCGCGCTTGATCGCGATACGCGCGCGGCGCTCCCGTGCCGGCGGGCGGCTGCAGTGCCGGTACAGCTGTTCGGCCGCGTCCAGTGCGTCCAGCCGCTCCAGTTGGCGCGCCAGGGTCAGGCGCAGGCGGTCGAGGCGTCGCGCCAGTGCCGCGTCGCCCTCAATACCTTCTAAATCGTCAGGCAGTTGTGCGGCCAGCGCCAGGATCGCGTCGGCGCCGGTCTCCAGCGCGTCGTCCAGCTGCGCCAGGCAGTCGTAGTAGCGCAGGTGGCGCTCAATCTGTGCGCGGCTGGTGAACGGCAGGTGCTGTGCGTCGAGCGGATAGCGCTCGTAGCGGTAGAGGCCCAGGTCGCGCAGCACATAATCGGTCAGGTCCTGGTTCAGGTTGCCGAAGAAGCACAGCTTGAAGGTATCGAAATGCTCGGCGGCCTGCACCGCGAGGATCGTGTCCGCGCCGAGCAGCGCAGCGGTTTGCGGCGGCTGTTGCAGCAGCGCCTGCTCCACATCCGGGCGCTTCAGGGTTTTCGCCAGTGGCGCCGGGCTCGCGGCGAGCAGTTCCGCCTTGGTGAACAGCGGCAGCAGTTGTTCCAGCGCCAGGGCTGGATTGCGCTGCAACAACCCGGCGGCTACCAGCCGTTCGGCGGCCTGCGGCAGGTCCGCGATTTCGGCATAGTGCAGCTTGTGCAGGCGAAACAGTGCGCCAGCAGAGGAGGGCACGCCCTTGCGCGACAGCAGCCGTACATACAGGCGCTGGCTGTCGATATCCAGGGTGTCGAAGGTTTGCTGGAACTGGTGCTCGCCGTCCGACAGCAGTGCGGCGTAGCGGTCGGCGACAAAGTCCACCAGCGCACGGAAGTTGGACAAATAGTAATCGGGTGCCAGTTCTATCGGGTCGGCCATGGGTACTGCGCGGTTTGCGGTGATTTGCAGGGTCGGGGAGCTGTACGGTTATACAGCATGCGGCGGTTGCGGACAAACGCGGGGGCGACTGCGTGGCCACGGCTGCGGCCCGCATGCGGCGCGTGGCCAATGGGCAGAATGACGGCTGCGAGCACCTGATATCGCCACGCGCCGGCGCCGCCTTCCTATGCTGTAGGGATCAAATCCCAGCCCGATGGATACAGATGAAACGCGTTGCAATCAACGGCCTCGGCCGTATCGGCCGCCTGGCGCTGCGCCGCTACCTCGATGGCGGCTACAAAAACTTCGAACTGGTGGCCGCCAACGAGCCCATGGATGTCGACAACCTGATTTACCTGCTCAAGTACGACTCGGTGCACGGCAGGCTGGGGCGCCCGGTGACGGTGGCCCAGGGGCGGCTGCAGGTGGATGGCCTGTCGCTGCCGCTGTCGGCGGAGCGGGACCCGGCGCAGTTGCCGTGGCGCGACCTGCAGGTGGACACGGTGCTCGATTGCAGCGGCCGCTTCACCCGCCGCGCCGATGCCGCCCAGCACCTGCAGGCCGGCGCCAGCAGTGTGCTGATCAGTGCGCCGTCGGCGGATGCGGATGTGACCCTGGTGCTCGGCGTCAACGAGGCCGACTACCAGGCGGGCAAACACCAGGTGGTGTCCAATGCCTCCTGTACCACCAATTCCCTCGCGCCGCCGCTGAAAGTCCTGGACGACGTCTTCGGCGTCGAGCAGGCCCAGGTCACCACCGTGCACGCCTACACCGCCAGCCAGAGTGTCGTTGATCAGCCGGCGGGCAAGCCGATCCGCGGGCGCGCCGCGGCGATCAATCTCATTCCCACCGCCACCGGCGCCGACGCCGCAGTGGTGAAGGTGATGCCGCAACTGCGCGACCGCATCAGTGCGCTGGCAGTGCGCGTGCCGGTGGCGGACGGCTCGCTGACGGATATCTGCGTGGAGCTGAAGAGATCGGCCAGCGCCGATGACATCAATCACGCGCTCAAGGCGGCGGCGCAGGGCGAACTGCGCGGTGTGCTCGAATACAGCGACGAGGAGCTGGTGTCATCCGACATCATCGGCAACCCGCACTCCTGTATCGTGCACGGCCTGTCCACCCGCGTGCAGGGCAACCTGGCCAAGATCCAGGTGTGGTACGACAACGAGTACGGCTACACCTGCCGCTGCCTCGACCTGCTGGAGCGCGTGCTGCGCTAGCGGATTGTGGACGCGGGCGGCGAGAGCGGGGAGGCATAGTGGCAGAGCCGGTTGGGACCAAAACGCCCGCGCCCGGTAGCGATGCCGACGGCGCCGCGCCGCTCGGCGCCATCGTCGAAGTGCACGGCCCGGTGGTGGTGATCCGCTGTACCAGGTTACCGCCGCTGCGCCGCGCGCTGTCGGCCTCCATCGATAGCGATACCTACCTGTTCGAAGTACACCAGCACCTGGACCGCCAGCATGTGCGCGCCATTACCCTGCACCGCACCGCCGGCCTGCGCCGCGGCATGCCGGTATTCGACACCGGCGCACCGCTGCATGTGCCGGTGGCACCGGAGTGTCTCGGCCGCATGCTGAATATTTTTGGCGCGCCGCTGGATGGCGAGCCGCCGCTGCGGGCGGCGGAATACCGCAATATTCACACGCCGCCGGCGGCGCTGGCGGATACTGTCGGCACCGGGGACATACTGCAGACCGGCATCAAGGTCATCGACCTGCTGTGCCCATTCGTCAAGGGCGGCAAGACCGGCCTGTTCGGCGGCGCCGGGGTCGGCAAAACGGTGCTGGTGATGGAATTCATGCACGCCATGGCCGCACTGCACCGCGGCGTGTCGGTGTTTGCCGGCGTCGGCGAGCGCATCCGCGAGGGCCACGAGCTCTGGCACGAAATGCGCGAGGCCGGGGTGATGGAGCAGACGCTGATGGCCTTCGGCCAGATGGACGAGTCGCCCGGGGTGCGTTTTCGCGTGGGCCTGTCTGCGCTCACCTACGCCGAATACCTGCGCGATACGCTGCACCGCGAAGTGCTGTTCGTGATGGACAACATTTTCCGCTTCGTGCAGGCCGGCAGCGAGATCTCCAGCCTGCTCGGGCGCATGCCGGCGACGGTCGGCTACCAGCCAACGCTCATTTCTGAAGTGGCGGAAATGCAGGAGCGCATTCTCTCCACCCGCGCCGGCGCCATCACCTCGGTGCAGGCGGTGTATGTGCCGGCGGATGACATGACCGACCCGGCGGTGGACGCCATTCTCAGTCACCTGGATTCGTCGGTGGTGCTGTCGCGCGCCCAGGCGGGCAAGGGCATCTATCCGGCGGTGGAACCGCTGCAATCCTCCAGCCGCCTGATGGATCGACACACGCTCGGCGACCGTCACTACGATGTGGCCGAAGGTGTGCGCGAACACCTGGCGCGCTACCGCGAGCTGGAAGACATTATCGCTATGCTGGGGATCGAGGAGCTGTCCGCGGAGGATCGGCGCATCGTCATGCGCGCGCGCAAGTTGCAGCGCTACCTGACCCAGCCGTTTACCGCCACCGCCTCCCACACCGGTATCGCCGGTGTGTCGGTGCCGTTGGCGCAGACCCTGGCAGATTGCGAGGCCTTTTTGCGCGGCGATTACGACGAACTGGCGGAGGAGGCCTGCTATATGCGCGGCAGTATGCAGGAGGAGACGGCATCGTGAACGGTGTCGTGAACACCATTGCGCTGGAACTGCTGTCCGCCAGCGCACAGCAGAACATCGACGGTGTGGTGTCTTTTGTCGGTGAAGATACCTCCGGCAGTTTCGGCCTGCTGCCCGGGCACGCGCGCAGTATGACCTCGCTGCTGTTCGGCCTGGCGCGCTTCCGCTGCGTGGGGGAAGACTGGCAGTACCTGGCGGTGCCCGGCGGGCTGCTCTATTTTGTCGACAACCGCCTGCAGATCTGTTGCCGCCGCTTCCTGCTGGATCGCGATTACGAGCGGATTTCCGCGCTGTTGCAACAGCAGTTGCTGGCCGAGGAAACACAGCTGCACGACATGAAGGAAAGCCTGCGGCGTATGGAGGAAGCCGTGTTGCACCGCCTCTGGGATGTCAGCCGCGAAGGCGCGGCGCGCCGCTGAGGCGATTCGGGAGAATGCAATGAAAGATCGCGAGCGCGAACTGCGCGAGCGGGTCGAGCGCCAGGCAAAACGCATGAAGCGCGCGGAGAAAGAGCGCCCGACGCTGATCGCGCAGACGATCTACCTCGGCACCCTGGGGCTGGTATTTGTGTTGCCGGTAGTGGCCGGCGCCTATCTCGGCCACTGGCTCGACAGCCTGCTGGCCGGCTATTCCACCCGCTGGACCCTGAGCCTGATTTTTATCGGCGTGGTGGTCGGTGCCATCAATGTCTATCTGCTGATCCGGGAGTGAGCCGTGGACCAGAGCGCAATTGTCCCCGTGGTGCTGTTTCACCTGGGGCCGCTGCAGATTACCGTCACGGTGGTGACCACCTGGGCCATTATCGCGTTGCTGGTGCTTGCCGCCTGGTTGCTGGCGCGGCGCCTGCGGGTGAAACAGCCGGGGCGTGTGCAGACGCTGGCCGAAGGCGCCGTGTTGGCGATGGAAGACGCGGTGCGCGCAGTGGCGCCGGACCACGTGAAACTGCTGCTGCCGTTTATCGCCAGCCTGTGGGTGTTCCTGGTGGTGGCCAACCTGAGCGGGCTGATACCGGGCGTGCACTCGCCCACGCGCGATCTGTCCGCCACCGCGGCGCTGGCGATCCTGGTGTTTCTGTCCACGCACTGGTTCGGTATCCGCAACCAGGGCCTGAAAAGCTACCTGCGCCACTATCTGGTGCCCAGCCCGCTGCTGTTGCCGTTTCACCTGATGAGTGAAATTACCCGCACCGTGGCGCTGGCGGTGCGCCTGTTCGGCAACATCATGAGCCTGGAAATGACCGCGCTGCTGGTCCTGCTGGTGGCCGGCTTCCTCGCCCCGGTTCCTATACTGATGCTGCATGTGATCGAGGCGCTGGTGCAGGCCTATATCTTCGGCATGCTGGCGCTGATCTATATTGCCGGTGGCCTGCAGTCGCAGCAGCTGCGCCAGCAACAGCGGGAGCGAGAGGAGGAGCGCGGCAATGGG
This region of Microbulbifer sp. SAOS-129_SWC genomic DNA includes:
- the atpD gene encoding F0F1 ATP synthase subunit beta, whose product is MVEVHGPVVVIRCTRLPPLRRALSASIDSDTYLFEVHQHLDRQHVRAITLHRTAGLRRGMPVFDTGAPLHVPVAPECLGRMLNIFGAPLDGEPPLRAAEYRNIHTPPAALADTVGTGDILQTGIKVIDLLCPFVKGGKTGLFGGAGVGKTVLVMEFMHAMAALHRGVSVFAGVGERIREGHELWHEMREAGVMEQTLMAFGQMDESPGVRFRVGLSALTYAEYLRDTLHREVLFVMDNIFRFVQAGSEISSLLGRMPATVGYQPTLISEVAEMQERILSTRAGAITSVQAVYVPADDMTDPAVDAILSHLDSSVVLSRAQAGKGIYPAVEPLQSSSRLMDRHTLGDRHYDVAEGVREHLARYRELEDIIAMLGIEELSAEDRRIVMRARKLQRYLTQPFTATASHTGIAGVSVPLAQTLADCEAFLRGDYDELAEEACYMRGSMQEETAS
- a CDS encoding CLCA_X family protein, with protein sequence MAASRQFYRRGPVHRDQQPISFVDVRRAFGFKSIPIGRWVTQQERDRAAGLFYDALADLMAILRGPEILISLRETLSFQYGTGGRPGIMAHYEPASRTFSLAKNAGPGSIAHEWFHALDHYLADKAFSDVSGGIYASEAWLRDAPPVPHPLNDRLFACFRAIMLDESGENPSELFRISSTADKANGCLYYSDPAELSARAFEAFVQDASISNNFLVAGTKATDEARMGLYPNGEHRQRINAAFAEYFSCLGGALRANLARSD
- the gap gene encoding type I glyceraldehyde-3-phosphate dehydrogenase; amino-acid sequence: MKRVAINGLGRIGRLALRRYLDGGYKNFELVAANEPMDVDNLIYLLKYDSVHGRLGRPVTVAQGRLQVDGLSLPLSAERDPAQLPWRDLQVDTVLDCSGRFTRRADAAQHLQAGASSVLISAPSADADVTLVLGVNEADYQAGKHQVVSNASCTTNSLAPPLKVLDDVFGVEQAQVTTVHAYTASQSVVDQPAGKPIRGRAAAINLIPTATGADAAVVKVMPQLRDRISALAVRVPVADGSLTDICVELKRSASADDINHALKAAAQGELRGVLEYSDEELVSSDIIGNPHSCIVHGLSTRVQGNLAKIQVWYDNEYGYTCRCLDLLERVLR
- a CDS encoding F0F1 ATP synthase subunit A translates to MDQSAIVPVVLFHLGPLQITVTVVTTWAIIALLVLAAWLLARRLRVKQPGRVQTLAEGAVLAMEDAVRAVAPDHVKLLLPFIASLWVFLVVANLSGLIPGVHSPTRDLSATAALAILVFLSTHWFGIRNQGLKSYLRHYLVPSPLLLPFHLMSEITRTVALAVRLFGNIMSLEMTALLVLLVAGFLAPVPILMLHVIEALVQAYIFGMLALIYIAGGLQSQQLRQQQREREEERGNGRGEE
- a CDS encoding AtpZ/AtpI family protein, producing MKDRERELRERVERQAKRMKRAEKERPTLIAQTIYLGTLGLVFVLPVVAGAYLGHWLDSLLAGYSTRWTLSLIFIGVVVGAINVYLLIRE
- a CDS encoding nucleotide-binding protein, translated to MRKPRLFIASSVESLSIAEAVNVNLDHEFEVTLWKNGTFKLSSSAIDDLVEKSSFVDFSLFIFAPDDIATIRSRSEHVVRDNVIFEMGLFVGAIGKSRSFILKPRDIEMHLPTDLLGVTPADYDANRSDGDLVSATNRACSLIKAEVERLGLIDHENLSESKKIIANPSNYELKEQDYKFLAACLQSHTADPLGLPFHRIAYSFRGSSEATLQISLIKLERMGYLNKTIETDHQDGYDFFAYSITEMGIDALLHNENILLPKAPEFTQDFPSDVPF
- a CDS encoding ATP-dependent DNA helicase; translated protein: MTADTVHEPATAATGDEGSAPLQLSVGELVAFACRSGDLIGERVAGPTAQEGIRAHQKLQKKLPPGSEAEYRLQVACDCDGQEVILSGRVDILHPSVDLHRPAQLDEIKTTYCPPDKLPEPVRALHWAQLKIYGFCYGLQQGLQQGLQQQSDADERLALQMLWHNLKEKKTYPELREYRWAELQDFARTALADYVQWHRRWQQHRDRVHASARALAFPFADYRPGQRPLAVAAYRCLRDGGALVAEAPTGIGKTVSTLFPAIKALGEEDIEQLVYLTAKNSGRSVVRETAARLHNAGLTLSLLEIRARDKTCACSLGLCSRDEDGICPRTRGFFDRLPEARQQLLGEPLLTQDTIDRVADRWQLCPFELSLQMLPWVDLVVCDFNYVFDPLVRMQTLQDQSRRRALLVDEAHNLNDRARDMYSAVLQRNDSRRAAAACKGTHPTLRRRIQALVRALDQWVEQRRQDAPAAGETATWVTPLAEAEGQPLAVTRAAHKVAMEVSQLWEQSNAPPEAIDDWLKTVYRYLCIDELRGNAHRCLTREQIGSKGWREQQLKLLCLNAADYLQQSYQQFHATLLFSATLRPAAYIYQQLGLPSQAPYLQLPSPFDPEQLGVFLCPAIDTRYRARQQATDALVDLIARVYHSRPGNYLVFFPAYRFLQQVAERFAERFPQLDLVQQTPGSDERERAAFLERFSTGSRSLGFAIMGGVFGEGVDYVGERLIGTIVVGVGLPQVNEEQELLRHAADADNGQAGNGFDIAYRYPGLTRVLQTAGRVIRTETDRGVVILADGRFADPFYRNLYPQHWQIQTCSSGAALSAQLEHFWLSGKGQAREQKQEQGQQQGDEQ
- a CDS encoding F0F1 ATP synthase subunit epsilon: MNGVVNTIALELLSASAQQNIDGVVSFVGEDTSGSFGLLPGHARSMTSLLFGLARFRCVGEDWQYLAVPGGLLYFVDNRLQICCRRFLLDRDYERISALLQQQLLAEETQLHDMKESLRRMEEAVLHRLWDVSREGAARR
- a CDS encoding VRR-NUC domain-containing protein — its product is MADPIELAPDYYLSNFRALVDFVADRYAALLSDGEHQFQQTFDTLDIDSQRLYVRLLSRKGVPSSAGALFRLHKLHYAEIADLPQAAERLVAAGLLQRNPALALEQLLPLFTKAELLAASPAPLAKTLKRPDVEQALLQQPPQTAALLGADTILAVQAAEHFDTFKLCFFGNLNQDLTDYVLRDLGLYRYERYPLDAQHLPFTSRAQIERHLRYYDCLAQLDDALETGADAILALAAQLPDDLEGIEGDAALARRLDRLRLTLARQLERLDALDAAEQLYRHCSRPPARERRARIAIKRGDVDRGLELCREILAAPLCEAEQLFAESFGHRSAKRTVHAHTWPAPARYRPPTETAVLPQLAERVELLAAAHLQTEASTAQCFYVENTLINGVLGLYIWDILFAPVPGAFFNPFQIAPSDFRSADFYPQRRAAFEQRLAELDSAQLAQRVWQHYDDKFGIANPLVAWEALPVELLQLALQRIPIEHWQALFRRLLGDITEHRSGLPDLILFPAEGGYELVEIKGPGDRLQQNQQRWLAYFARHQIPHRVLHVEWQQP